The Prinia subflava isolate CZ2003 ecotype Zambia chromosome 5, Cam_Psub_1.2, whole genome shotgun sequence genome window below encodes:
- the LOC134550939 gene encoding LOW QUALITY PROTEIN: olfactory receptor 5B21-like (The sequence of the model RefSeq protein was modified relative to this genomic sequence to represent the inferred CDS: inserted 2 bases in 2 codons): MPAKGNGTSSAHFVLLGFSEQGNVQVVLSVAFLAIYVVTLLGNVGLLLLIRLVAQLHTPMYFFLSSLSFLDLCYSSCITPRLFWDLLAEDKDVXTCLMQFYFYVAFATTECYLLAAMAYDRYVAICRPLRYSLSMSPGICALLVASSCLAVATNAALHTGLALGLSFCSPSAIDHFYCEGPPLFALSCTDPAPNELGMFITAGFHLAATVLAVLLSYASIXGAVLGARSATGKRKALSTCASHLAMVVLFYGSLVSVYSRRTSRSSWERDKVASVFYTMVAPMLNPFIYSLRNQEVKAGLWRLMGRKR; this comes from the exons ATGCCAGCCAAAGGAAATGGAACCTCCAGTGCTCACTTTGTCCTCTTGGGATTCTCTGAGCAGGGCAACGTCCAGGTTGTCCTCTCCGTGGCGTTCCTGGCGATCTACGTGGTCACCCTGCTGGGGaatgtggggctgctgctgttgatcCGGCTGGTTGCCCAGCTCCACACCCCCATGTACTTCTTCCTGAGCAGCCTCTCCTTCCTGGACCTCTGCTATTCCTCCTGCATCACTCCCAGGCTGTTCTGGGATCTCCTGGCTGAGGACAAGGACG TCACGTGCCTCATGCAGTTCTATTTCTACGTGGCCTTCGCCACCACTGAGTGCTACCTCCTGGCTGCCATGGCCTACGACCGCTACGTGGCCATCTGCCGCCCCCTGCGCTACTCCCTCTCCATGTCCCCAGGGATCTGCGCGCTGCTGGtggccagctcctgcctggctgtggcCACCAACGCCGCCCTGCACACGGGCCTGGCCCTCGGGCTGAGCttctgcagccccagcgccATTGACCACTTCTACTGCGAGGGGCCGCCGCTCTTCGCCCTCTCCTGCACGGACCCCGCGCCCAACGAGCTGGGGATGTTCATCACGGCGGGCTTCCACCTGGCCGCCACCGTCCTGGCCGTGCTCCTCTCCTACGCCTCCA CTGGCGCCGTCCTGGGCGCGCGCTCGGCCACGGGGAAGCGCAAGGCCCTGTCCACCTGCGCGTCCCACCTGGCCATGGTGGTGCTCTTCTACGGCTCCCTCGTGTCCGTGTACTCCCGGCGCAcgtccaggagctcctgggagcGGGACAAGGTGGCCTCCGTGTTCTACACCATGGTGGCGCCCATGCTGAACCCCttcatctacagcctgaggaaccaggaggTGAAGGCCGGGCTCTGGAGGCTGATGGGGAGGAAACGCTGA
- the LOC134550938 gene encoding olfactory receptor 5B21-like: MGGNHTQPNFILLGITNTPWAQAPLFWLFLLIYVVTLVGNMGLMVLVWVAPSLHTPMYFFLTHLSLADVCYSTVISPTTLTGLLFGNKTISWAGCVTQFHLFALFATAECHLLASMAYDRHVAVCHPLRYVTIVSPRARWQLVAWSYLVASLSALIYTGCTFGGSFCGPRHVDHFFCDASAVLRLACSDTRGREAAILALVSANGLGTAAAILLSYGRILRAVLGLRWAPGRARAFHTCAAHLASVSVFYGTLFFVYLQPASRHGSRDKVASVFYTVVSPMLNPFIYSLRNKEVKAALGKCRMLNFCRRLRGAAHGVRESWDGLGWKGP, translated from the coding sequence ATGGGAGGAAACCACACACAGCCCAACTTCATCCTCCTGGGAATTACAAACACTCCCTGGGCACAGGCCCCTCTTTTTTGGCTCTTTCTGTTGATTTATGTGGTCACTTTGGTGGGGAACATGGGGCTGATGGTCTTGGTTTGGGTGGCTCCAAGCCTCCACACCCCCATGTACTTCTTCCTCACCCACCTTTCCCTGGCCGACGTCTGCTATTCCACCGTCATCTCCCCCACAACGCTCACGGGTCTGTTATTTGGGAATAAAACCATTTCCTGGGCTGGCTGCGTGACTCAGTTCCACCTCTTCGCCCTCTTTGCCACGGCCGAGTGTCACCTCCTGGCCTCCATGGCCTATGACCGGCACGTGGCCGTGTGCCACCCCCTGAGGTATGTCACCATCGTGTCCCCCCGGGCCCGCTGGCAGCTGGTGGCCTGGTCCTACCTCGTGGCCTCCCTCAGCGCCCTCATCTACACCGGCTGCACGTTTGGGGGCTCCTTCTGCGGGCCCCGCCATGTCGACCACTTCTTCTGCGACGCCAGCGCCGTGCTGAGGCTGGCGTGCTCCGACACGCGCGGCAGGGAGGCCGCCATCCTCGCCCTGGTCAGCGCCAACGGGCTGGGCACCGCCGCGGCCATCCTGCTCTCCTACGGCCGCATCCTCCGCGCCGTCCTGGGGCTGCGCTGGGCGCCCGGCAGGGCCAGAGCCTTCCACACCTGCGCCGCCCACCTGGCGTCCGTGTCCGTGTTCTACGGCACCCTGTTCTTCGTGTACCTGCAGCCGGCGTCGCGGCACGGCAGCCGGGACAAGGTGGCCTCTGTCTTCTACACCGTGGTCAGCCCCATGCTCAACCCCttcatctacagcctgaggaacaAGGAGGTGAAGGCGGCGCTGGGGAAGTGCAGGATGTTGAACTTCTGCCGGCGTCTGAGGGGTGCAGCTCATGGCGTCAGGGAatcctgggatggtttgggttggaaggggccttaa
- the LOC134550662 gene encoding LOW QUALITY PROTEIN: olfactory receptor 5AU1-like (The sequence of the model RefSeq protein was modified relative to this genomic sequence to represent the inferred CDS: inserted 2 bases in 1 codon), whose protein sequence is MFFVVFLVLMFFVLFLALYVVTLLGNLGVIVLIQIDPCLHTPMYFFLSHLLDICHSSTTIPQSLRGFLVEKKVISFTRCITQLFSFATWATTKCHMLVSMAYNICRPLLDSVPVSQRICAGMLAGTHLAGELSSTLHTVSIFHTPFRRSRATERFFCDGAPLPALSCSDTRASEAVVGLNVLSTTAFTLVSSSSVLATVPRXTAASILTYLRAVLEQDKFISPLDSVTVPVLSPFVYSRRKADVRNAVREAPSRILTAWSIRGSRSAERRGQPRRGEGCWISDPREERLGSRPSGFQGRNLDSSFKRLVL, encoded by the exons ATGTTCTTTGTCGTGTTCCTTGTTTTGATGTTCTTTGTCTTGTTCCTTGCCCTCTATGTGGTCACTCTCCTAGGAAATCTGGGAGTCATTGTGTTGATCCAGATCGATCCATGCCTCCACACCCCCATGTACTTCTTCCTGAGCCACTTGTTGGACATCTGCCACTCCTCCACCACCATTCCCCAGagtctgaggggttttttggtggagAAAAAGGTGATTTCCTTCACGAGATGCATCACCCAGCTCTTCTCCTTTGCCACCTGGGCCAccaccaagtgccacatgctGGTTTCCATGGCCTACAACATCTGCAGGCCTCTGCTTGACTCCGTGCCCGTGTCCCAGAGGATTTGTGCTGGGATGTTGGCCGGGACCCACCTGGCTGGAGAGCTCAGCTCCACTCTCCACACGGTTTCCATATTCCACACCCCATTCCGCCGCTCCCGGGCCACCGAGCGCTTTTTTTGTGACGGGGCCCCACTGCCGGCCCTGTCCTGCTCCGACACCCGCGCCAGCGAGGCCGTGGTGGGGCTCAACGTGCTGAGCACCACGGCCTTCACCCTGGTGTCCTCCTCATCCGTCCTTGCCACCGTCCCGCG CACAGCAGCCTCCATCCTCACGTACCTGCGCGCTGTCCTGGAGCAGGACAAGTTCATCTCCCCGCTGGATTCCGTCACCGTCCCCGTGCTGAGCCCGTTCGTGTACAGCCGTAGGAAGGCGGACGTGAGGAACGCCGTGCGGGAAGCACCAAGCAGGATCCTCACTGCCTGGTCCATCCGTGGCTCCCGCTCAGCTGAAAGGAGAGGACAACCCCGCCGTGGTGAAGGGTGTTGGATTTCGGACCCTCGGGAAGAGAGGTTGGGTAGCAGACCCTCAGGATTCCAGGGTCGTAATCTGGACTCATCTTTCAAGCGACTGGTGCTGTga
- the LOC134550940 gene encoding LOW QUALITY PROTEIN: olfactory receptor 5G3-like (The sequence of the model RefSeq protein was modified relative to this genomic sequence to represent the inferred CDS: inserted 1 base in 1 codon), with product MPGSNCTQATEFSFVGFTKDPATQVXFFLLFLLTCLVTILGNLGMITLIRASPLLHCPMYYFLGKLAFVNLCTSTIVTPRMLVGVLLGKKGTAHAGCMAQVFPFGPFVATECFLLAMMAYDPYLAVCHLLLYTLVVSPGRCSRLLARSYLLGLASLFFCSSRAVHLSLCDISLLISLSTSDTTLSLVILRASSSWLGVPSVLVVPVSYVAIIEISPLQPPKVPMLAQIPEGFGGISQGQGKGFQMRL from the exons ATGCCAGGAAGCAATTGCACCCAAGCAACTGAGTTCAGCTTTGTGGGATTCACCAAGGACCCGGCAACTCAGG ACTTcttcctgctgttcctgctcaCCTGCCTCGTCACCATCCTGGGGAACTTGGGGATGATCACCTTGATCAGAGCCAGCCCCCTGCTCCACTGCCCCATGTACTATTTCCTGGGCAAGCTGGCTTTTGTGAACCTCTGCACTTCCACCATCGTCACCCCCAGGATGCTGGTTGGGGTTTTGCTGGGGAAGAAGGGAACAGCCCATGCCGGGTGCATGGCTCAGGTGTTTCCTTTTGGCCCGTTTGTGGCCACTGAGTGCTTCCTGCTGGCTATGATGGCCTATGACCCATACCTGGCTGTTTGCCACCTGCTGCTCTACACCCTTGTTGTGTCCCCAGGGCGCTGCTCCCGGCTGCTGGCCAGGTCCTACCTCCTGGGGCTGGCCAGCTTGTtcttctgcagctccagagccgTCCATCTGTCCCTCTGTGACATCTCCCTGCTGATCTCACTCTCCACCTCTGACACCACCCTCAGCCTTGTCATCCTGAGGGCCTCTTCATCTTGGCTCGGTGTTCCCAGCGTGCTGGTGGTCCCGGTGTCCTACGTGGCCATCATTGAAATatcccccctgcagccccccaaagTTCCTATGCTAGCTCAGATCccagaaggctttggaggaatatcTCAGGGACAGGGCAAAGGATTCCAAATGAGGCTCTAA